Within the Solwaraspora sp. WMMA2056 genome, the region GCTGGCCGCCGGTCACAGCACCAGTTTCGGCTTCCAGGGCGCCGGAAACGGTAGCGGCGCCACCGCCACCTGCACCGGAAGCTGACTCCCGCCAACCTGAGCTGTCCCACCGTCGCGTCGGGCCGGTGCCGGGGGCACCGGCCCGTCACGGCTGCGCCGCTCATGGTGCAGCCCGGTCGTAGGACCAATGGCCCGGCCGGGTAGTGACCTTCGCCGGCGGCGGCCGGCGTGGGGATGGCGGAGAGTGGGCCCGACAGGGTCAGCACGGTGGCCTCGGCCCCGAGCCGCCGCGCGCCGTCGGGTGGCGACCACGGGAGTACGACAGTGGGCAAGCAGAGCCGGGACAGGGCGCGCGCACTGCGCGAGGCGCAGGCCGCTATCGCCGCGCAGCGCGGTCGCAGGCGGCGGTGGGCGTACGCGGTCGGCGGTGTGGTGATCGCCGCGCTGGTCGTGGCGATCGCGGTGACGGTCGTCGACGCGATGGGCCGAAAGCCCGGCGGCGTCGCGACGGATGCGGATGCGGCGCAGCGGCCGTCGTCGGCCACCGCAGCCGGTTCGCTCACCATCGGGGACCCGGCGGCCCCGGTGGAACTCGAGGTGTTCCTCGACTACATGTGTCCCTTCTGCGGTCGTTTCGAACGGGCCAACGGAGACGACGTCGCCCGGCTGGTCGCTCAGGGCACCGTCCGCCTGCAGCTGTACCCGCTGTCGTTTCTGGACGAGGCCTCCGCCGGCAGCGAATACTCCACCCGGGCCGCGAACGCGGTGGCGACCGTCGCGGACCGGGCACCCGAGCAACTGCTCGCGTTCCACCAGGCGCTGTTCGAGCAGCAGCCCGCCGAGGGCACCGAAGGACTGTCCGACGACGCCATCGCCGCACTGGCCCGGGACGTCGGCGTGCCGGCGGCGGTCGTGGCCACCTTCGACGACCGACGGTTCGTGTCCTGGACCGCCGCGGCCACCGAACAGGCGTTCGCCAGCGGCATCTCCGGCACCCCGACCGTGCGCATCGACGGCACGACGTTCACCGGCGATCTGTACACCGCCGGCACGCTGACCCGGGCGCTCACCGCGGCCGCGGCGGGGCCGCAGTGACCGCGCCGCTGACCCGGCTGCGTGCGGTACGGCACTC harbors:
- a CDS encoding thioredoxin domain-containing protein produces the protein MGKQSRDRARALREAQAAIAAQRGRRRRWAYAVGGVVIAALVVAIAVTVVDAMGRKPGGVATDADAAQRPSSATAAGSLTIGDPAAPVELEVFLDYMCPFCGRFERANGDDVARLVAQGTVRLQLYPLSFLDEASAGSEYSTRAANAVATVADRAPEQLLAFHQALFEQQPAEGTEGLSDDAIAALARDVGVPAAVVATFDDRRFVSWTAAATEQAFASGISGTPTVRIDGTTFTGDLYTAGTLTRALTAAAAGPQ